Part of the Episyrphus balteatus chromosome X, idEpiBalt1.1, whole genome shotgun sequence genome, TAGTGGGAGCTAGTTCGTGACCAGCAAAAAACACAGTGTTTCCTTCGTGGTGGTAGAGTAAGCAGATGAAAACCATCATTTAAtacgaataatttaaaaaaagtggttaTTTAGCAAACCTTTGCCATTTCAAAAGGACTGGgctgttaaaaattaattgtcttGAGATACGCAAACGATGACACATCTATTAaatatatcgacggttaaacttcataacctcgtaggtcaaaaaattcgaaaaaaaatattattaatgcaaacaattcagaaaattcagagctatcttttggtatgttcagttcaacaatgttgttttgaacatttttcaggaatgacgaaattcaaaagctcgtattgatagatcccatacaaaaacaagaaacacaacatattgttttttgatttctgaaaaacttgcaaaaacgacttacgaggttatgaagtttaactgTCGATATGTTTTCttcaaaaagtgttaaaaaaagtaggtacgtGTGAATGCGTATGATATTTTAACATAGATGAATGAATGGCTCAATTTACCTACTTTTACTGTTTTCATAAATATACACTAACACATATCAAAGATACACCGTTTGTTCAAATTTGATCAAGACAGACCAGAGCAATACCCAAATACGTATACTTATAAAAGCtttgtttaacaattttatatatgtatactcaaaacattaaaaaaaatttaatttatttacagaACTTATCCTCGAAGGCTGCGCACGGGGATTGatgcataaaaataaataatcatttttatacaGAGAATTCATGATAGTCCAAGAGGTCAGCggttacaacaacaacaacaacaacaaaaatcttCAGAAGTAGATTAAGTTTAATATCAATATGCAATACTTATCAAGactttttcttgttattttttttcttgtaaattaatGAAGTGACTTCTAAATaagaaatcaatataatatGCATTTTTCCCTAGAGATTCGGATATTCCTGCTTTCATATTTTCTCAAAGATCAGCtggctcaaaattttttttaaaagattcatTTCAATCATTTCAGTTGTTTCTAATGGGTCAGAGAATTACTTAGTATTTACCTTTATTTCACCTTTATTGCgattatcaattgatagttgatagaaatttaatttcgaTATCTTATTTCTTAATTCACAAAAGTTTTGAGAACACAATGAATTATGCCAACCGTAATATAAAAACTATAGAAATGACCAGTTTTTCcacaaatttcagtatttatcaatttatcaattgatagttgacattCTAAATAAGGGACAGGGTGGTGGAGTAAGATGGGGTACCTAGCAAAATTCACAGTTCAAATTGACCAATCACGCTCGTTTATTCACAGTTCGATGCGATGATGATGATCATGAAGCCACCCATGTCTGCGAGTTCTGTGATCATTCTCATCACCACATCTTGACTCAGGGAGGTACCCCATGTTACACGCACCATGGGGCAAGACGTGGCGTAaacactttttttgtattttaagtttGTTCTCTTAAATTTTTAGCCAAATATTCCTAATGACACCGGATATTAGAATAATAATACATaaattgttaattaaaaaataaatttgattgttTCACTATGTAAATTTGTATATTGTTTCAAGCTTAAGTACCCCATCTTGCTCCCAATTCCCCTAcgggtgattttttttattgatgcgAGTAAGGCGAATTTGTCTTTCAATTGCAAAATAAATGCTTTAAGAAATTGAAGTATACCCAGGCCTAATTAACACGCAACGGTGGAACACTCTGATTCTCCGGAATTGCACATTTTGCTCCGCTCATTTTTTCAGTCGAAAGTACCTGGGTGCCTAAATCTTAAtcatttaggtattttttttttttttgcaaatactaCGGGAGAAGAGGGAGATTGGATCCTCTGGGAGACCTGATCCTCTCCTTATATCATCAGTTCGAAAAGTGTTAATAAAGTTACTATGAGATTGTACGTGGGAGTCCAAGTTTTTTGTAAGTgcgtagatatttttttttgtttttttgtaatttctgtCGGgctattgtttttggttgtaagtacaacaaattatttttgtgtgtttgtaatgcctttgaaaagaattaagtttATCTAATTACTCGCCAAAAaaccttataattttttttttttgtaaatataccCGAATTAAGAGCTTTGATCCCATCAATTATGGGCAAGGACGTACGCAAGATTTTGATCAGGGAGGGGCAAAATCATTGGAGAACAAATTTAGctgaatttttgtatattttttttttttgctgggtTATCAGTAAATCTATTAAGTAGGTATAACTTCTATGATTTTCTCTTTTCATTgagaaactaactttttttcGGCATACAGAATCCTATGATTTTGAGATTATTCAATTATACTATTCAAAGGATCATGTTTGACCTTAACCACGTTTTGACTCTCCTCAATGtgcttaaagtttttttcaaacgagCTGGTGGTGCACGATAAAAAAAGGGCAATCTGCTTGTATGATAAGTCgatttttttggaaatcttCGAAATATCTTTCCAAATATTGTGCCATAAATCAGCATCCCGAAAAAATCTATGTAATTATATTGGATTTTATACATAATTGGGTACTTGATTTTATggtaaaaatttgaaagaatatttaaattttatgcagcattcataaaagaataattataatttaattatatcattgattttataagaaatgtaaaaagattataaagtagtttttaatattataaaaaacacCTTTCTAAATAGTTTTAATCTTCAAACTAAGTCTggtatttaatttcttttaaagcaaagaatttttagaatttgttttttgtaaattgttggagccgttttttttcaaaaaaattattttttgaacatacctgcctacaaattttcaaaaattaagtatgtagTTTTGCAGAAAGTCAGAAAATGGTTCTGTGACAGGTACCATTAGTGACggtttgaaaaatttgacggACAAAAAGTCAGGCAGAATTGCGGGACGTTACTCGTATGTCATGTTAGTTGTTGTTTCGAATTCGATTATTCATGATCGAACTCGAGGGGCAAATGTCCaacctttatttatttattttatatgaaatgaatttattattatctttctacttattttgttttcgttaaattaataaattatttacatgaaaaaattgcattttatacCGAATTTGACTTAGGGACCAAGTCTCCCATAACTTGGGGAGAGTTGATCCTTTTTAGTCCCTTCACTCTATTCAAAACTGCACtgaaacattttaaaactaagaaaTGTTTTGTATGACATAAGGAAGCCAATATACGTGTCATTAATTTAACATAGAAACGAGTCTTTTAGGAAACgtaaataaaaagttatgatTCAAAAACTCCTATGGGATCAAGTCTCCCTCTTCTCCCCTACTTATCTAAAAACTTCATGTGCGTTTTTCAATATGTCTAAGACTCTGAGTCGCATAATTTGGACTTGGttcatttcaaatatttaaaatgttcgAATGTTGTTGGAAGGGCCATTGCGCACACTAacctttaaataatataaaagttaAACTAATTGGAAAGACAGCACTTAGCGATATTATACATAGTAATATAGGGTTATATTCTGGAAAAATGCGATCGCTAGTctattaaatgtttttcttttgttttgctgACTTATATTGATCTTACCTataatcttttaaataaatttaagtgcttttcatgatgttaaatattatttaaatttaagtggattttatttcatttatacaaaaatataaaacaataaaatgaagGTATTCATGTAGCGAAAGACAGTTAGATTTTGGCAGAGATAAAATTATCTGCTTTTTCAGGTATATCTCTAAGTTTTGCAATCTTTTCGGGATAAATATTGCACATGAAtttattaaaccaaaaaaaaatctaatagtttaaatgaaatattcaataggtaaataaaaaatcttaCTCGAAAAATTCCTCGTGGCTAACATTGTTGTTAGAATAGCACCCTTAAGTTTACGACGTGCGTTGAATTTTTTGAGGCAGTCCACAGTCTCTTGACGGTGCACAACTGAAGCCACTCTTTCCCTTTGCTGTAAACAGAGAACAAGAAGCAATCATTATTCCGTTTCTAAattacaaataatataaaatttatgttAAAACTTACGCAGATCCAAGGATGCTTAAGTGCTTCAGCAGCAGTAATTCTCTTATTTGGATTAACGGTTAACATttggtttattaaatttttagctTCTGGAGTTACCGTATCCCATTCGGGCGATGGatactaaaatccaaaaattaaataaattataagttaaaaataaaaaaaaataaataaaatataataaagctAATTAATAAACACTCACATCATACGCTCCAGCTTTGATTTGTGAATATAATCGGTGTTGATCTTCATCCCAGAAAGGTGGATAACCAACtaacaaaatgtataaaatgacACCTGAGATTGGTGggtgtggtggtggtggtggtagtGGGTGGTTTACAAATGATGTTTAAATTatgtgtaattatttttttgttttttttgtttttttttttttttttgtttgtaaaacatGAAAATAAAGACCATAAAAGCcaatttttaacaaacaattaCTTTATTAAGAATATAAATATCAGATCTTACCGCACGCCCAGATATCTACCGATTTACCATATGGCTCCTTCTTTAGAACCTCTGGCGATAGATAACCCGGTGTACCAGCAAAACCGAACCATGCCTGATGGTCACCCTGAACTTCGATGGCTAGACCAAAGTCAGCTAACTTAACAGCTGCACCCTTTGCCTTACTTGCTAATAGTAAATTCTCTGGTTTAAGATCACGATGTACAACACCATTTTGGTGGCAGTGGTTAACCGATTCCAAAATCTGTTGGATACAATGTGATGCATCGGCTTCTGAATAGAATTCACGTGCTACAATATCTTCGAATAGTTCACCACCTGTAACCctgtttttgattgtttttttttttttttttttttttcaattcattttcgatttatatttttttttttttttttttgttaatattgtttttattgttttttttagcaGTAGTTTGTTAGATTTTGAGGTTTTGAACGAATTTATTAAGAACAAGAAGGAAAGGGAAAAGTTTAAAAAGGGATTCGTTAGCAATTTGTTAATGAATAGAgaatttatgcaattttttttttttttttttttaagttttaaattgaatatgCAATACTTGCAATTTTCTCTTTTGGGCAAAACTTACAGATCAAACACGAGGTAGTGACAATTTTCCTCTTGTATACTATCATGCAGTCGTACTAAAAGAGAAATTGTAGAAATAAATTTACacatttttgcaaataaaaatggtttttgttttttttttttatctagtttgcagtttttttttttttttttgttaatagttATCTTATTGTACAGCTGTTCTTATTGTTCAACTTTGATCATGTCTTTTACATTGCTATATGCAATGTGAatgttttatatacaaaaatataaaaattgagaTTTCGGCATTTCAAGCACTTTGACGATATATTTATCTATTCTTttcttttgtctttttttttttttttacttttcaaatatACGTAtggttaaataatatttaaaaatgtttgttgaatGATTTTTGTTATATTGCTTACCAATATTAGGATGATGTAGTTTACGACAAATTCGTGCTTctctttctagtttttgaaaatctggaaaaattgaaatttgttttttgcgtttgcgtaaaaaaaattaaaacgaaaacaggtaagaaaaataaaaataaatggtgcaattaagatataaaaaaagagataaaacaaacaaaatatggatttttttctttaattttatctgAATTGAAAACGCACCAGAAGAACACTCACCTCGTGCagtcaatttttttgtgtttataatCTTTGCGGCGAATTCGAGGCCAGTAGATTTTTGAACACATCTTTTCACAATTGAAAAAGCACCTCtgtggaaataaaaattaattaagaaaatattgaaaggattgtaaattattttaagtacaaaGCAAAATATATTGCCTAATCTGCTACTTTTAAGCTAAGTATACGCGATTGGACGATATATGATAATTCTCATAGATAGAAATTCGGCTGACGTTTACACGATTGGAAGACTTTGgggaacaaaaaattgttaaactcATTGAAAGACAATTGTTTCTACAGATGACAAATAACTTCAAAATTTGTTCATGAGTTCGATATCCTTTTTGTAGGACTTCTTGTTCCCTATTTTGACGGACGGTGACTTAAGGGGGGGTGTCACATCACATAAACGACTCAACgtttataaatgtttataaattGTTAGATAactgaattaaataaatttcattatttagttaataaacaaggcttaaaatattcgacgttattattttctaattttgaacACTCGTAATTTAGAGAGTATAAAAAGCGGTAattttggtgcttttttttttagtacgaactttttgttttgtgtttcttATAGGGATGTTGCGAATATTCGCATCCGCAAATGCGGAACTTCCGCATGAATTGGGACATCCGCATCCACCTTCGCATCCGCAATAATCAACGCGGATTTTCATGCGGATGCAAGGAAGTTAAGACAAGAAAAAAGTTGGTCGAAGCCAGCGAATGGCGCGTACCAATGAGAGTCACACCGAATTGTCTGTGACTgattttttttaggcaaaacaCAGAAATAATGCAGGTCTTAAAATTATAGCCCCTTTTTACTAGAGCCCAAataagataatttcgcaaataatctcatttcgaatttcaaattgattaggaaatttttagaatttggaattcgaactgacctaatttgcgaaattataaaatttgggGTGAACACAGGCTATTAATAGAGATCTTTCTTTccgaacaaaaaaaaggagCCAGTGCCCCAATGAAGACTTTAACGACAATTTCTACACAGTACACAAGGCAGTGCTCCTCTAAGtctaacaatttttaataataccTACAAATAATGAAAATGTTATGTATAACTGCATCattaggtctgttcgttgttccccgcactctgagtcatgtcaattgactgtcaaaaaaatcagagtttctcgggttttcattttacatcgaacacctctgAGCTTTAATTTCATCAGCTGATTtctattttgacattttttactttatttagcTTCTTATTTCATGAATTTAGTTGTTGTATCAACAAACGACAAATCACTTTTCGCActccaaactattttttttttttcttaaatgacaacagctgatttgattttgataacTCTGAATTCCACGCTCTGACAAAATACCCAGAGTTGTTCAGGGTGCGTTCAGaacgaacatcgaacacagaggaaataactctggttgaaaaaggagacacaaaaaacgcttgacaacgaattggGCTTTAAAGCAAtctgtctttgtctttttcctttctaATTTGACAGTTCATAAAAGAAGAACAAGACaaaaccaaccaatcaaatcgaagcaattctgaggaaaacaaaataaatgcgATTTTCGTTGCAAAAAGGCGGTCGAGTAAATTtctcttataaaaataataaaattaatagttttccGAGCTGTGACGTGTTAaacaacataaataaaatatttttaaccaaTACGATCGTGTTTGggttttgattttcaaaaacttcacaACTTTCTTTTACATTCGAAATTCGATCAAATCAAATTGCGCCTTGAAATCTTCCTCAGAATTGaactgtcaaatttttttttcaatttttttttttcatttttgaaactgACGTctggcttaaaagcccaattcggagcgacccagagtgccctagagctcacaacgaacaaacctattattttaattcatttaaattatttttgtatattagaTCTAAAACATCCGCATCCGCATCTGCAGATGTTAGCTTTCAAAAATACACATCCGCAACATCCCTAGTTTCTTACACagtctaaaaattttattttttaaattctattttggaTTAAGATTGAATCACAAAACAAATAGGtcgtcctaaaaaaaaacacaaaaattaccGCTTTTTATACTCTATAAATTACAATTGCTCAAAATTAGACATTAAAAGGTCGAATATTTCAAGCCTTGTTTATGAACTTAATAATAACATTTATTTGATTCAATTATTTTAACAAATGCGAAAGTTATCTaccaatttataaatatttataaacgttGAGCCTCTTTATCTATTTCTGCATTCATTCTCCTTGTAAAAAAGCACTTTTATAGTTTTCTCAACAACGAATAAAAAATGACTTGCCAATTCAAAATTTGACGAAGTTGTTGGCAAGAACTTCATCTAATAAGCTATTAGTCCACAATAAtagtaataatttttaactatatgcctgtaagacctaagtTCTTTTAAATGCTTACTGCACTGCTTACAGATAGGAAAGAATTTGtttgttggtacagtgaattgagaatcgtctaatttgtttgaaaaatttaagaCGAGTTCATGCTACTGCAAGAagttagccaattttttgatagaaaattgCCAGAAGATCGGCTGACAATTTTTGTCTCTCTTTTTTGACAGATAGAATTTGATGTCTGCATGATTGATAGAAAATTGGTGAACATTTGTTGCGAAAAAATCGGACAATATTGGAGGATCTTCCAATCGTGTATACATAGCTttagtttcaaacaaaaaatttataaaaattatataaaaaataataagcatTATTCACTTACTTTCCGAGCTCCTCCTTAATTTCATAGTTGTCAGAGAAACGCGTACAGGCTGCTGGAGCAGCCATCGCGATAGCACACTTAAAGAAATCTATTTCGGCAGTAAATTAGACAAATACTGACACTATAACTATGAATTCAGGTGATGTCTTGGATTTGGTTCTTCTTTTTCGGATTTGATTATGAAAGATAAGgtactaaaatttttgttttttttgttttttttttttttttgcttaaaataaaatcacacaggttttgtaaaattaaaatttaaagttttttttttttacaaaattaacttattttacaAAGATTAAcagaaattataaattattaaattataaaaaatatatattacacACAATTTCAATCACTATTTTCAAGGGCTTTTATAAACTGAAAAATCTAACTatgattttgtctttttttttaagctcaaATTTGTTGATGTTTTTATTCAAACGCAGAATGTAATTatctgaaagaagaaaaaatatatcattagttacaaaataagttatttttttttttactaagcaatattataaaaatatattttaaaaattaagttgaaaaaaataaactaaaaatacgaATTTCTTCCAGCAAGAcctaaattttgttcaaaatttttattaatgcactaattattgtttttttttcattttttcatttccCACTGTTCCTCCatatgactatttaaatagttatAATTCAccatttaataattaatttggaaaacacatacaaaatagtcacatttaaaatagttatcccggttttaactatgaaaataggtaaaaacaaaatgtttatacatgtaatgactatttttttctctgagtgtaaaACCGAAGTGTTCACACAGTTTAAAAGCATTTGAGTGGGAAAatcgtcgcccgagagttgttttgtcgtaaacgccaaaatgcacttttttaaactggatatgtagtaataggttttagaacgttctcttttcatttctgttatcagatttgtcctatcgtttaccgttactgagataattagtgttcattttgtcgtatatccacataataagcatcggattagcgttggtttgtcgtaagcgccaacttttggcgtttacgacaaaaattctatgtatttttcagcttttttttcttcagtattggtttgtcgtacgtcgtacaaaacagatacggtagaaaatttcgaacttgttttgtcttacatgtatgtaggtatatgacccaaatagaatataaacaaatataataaatataatatttattgaaaataaggacttcatgtgctataaggacaacgaatttaaaaactaagggctGCATTAAGCTTTGCGCTACTTAAGGTTTCGCACTATTCCTAGTggtgcaaggaagaaaaaaagtgcatctgagagacatctcaaatgttgtatattttgtcatggttcttgtcgtttgttcctgccgctagatacttgacctcatcctcggtcgcatgtaccgcttataaatatgtacacttgttgatcttctatcgaacacaagatcaagaagtcgaccgtcggtcgcgggcgccgcttcgttcaagcgcgttgtcttgagcgaagtgaaaaaaggttgcagttttattgttttattgttgtacacttattgatcttgtcacttcgttcgcgcgcgctgtcttcaacgaagtaaagtgaaaaaaggttgctgttttatggctgtatacttattgatcttgtatcgaacacacaagatcaacaagtCGACTGTAGTCGTGGGCGCCGAGCCCTTGGCGCCTCTTCGTTCACGCGCGttgtcgtgaacgaagcgaaaaagggttgctgtgagttttgttattgcacccgctcgcaaaaaacacctgctggtcgaaaattatttttttaaggcgccattgttcttcgctaaatttgcgttattgttttgcaaattgatgatactgatgatacttttacactattttataaagcgagcggtagaaaagtggaatataaaagctcatcaatatttaaaacatataaaaagtctaccatagcaactcctgtaaatttgttcagccaatgtcttcaaattactaaaaaatctaactcgataactaaggataagattattgatttaaaagccttttcatatttatgcctaaatcagaccaagaatattatgaagcgttattcaattcaaaaaattagaataaattctttagtttgatatttatttaatttacttttatttatgaccatatattaatttattaatttaaccaaacttggtttatttttattttatttctttcatatttcatagccataggatgacttttattttttgttgacattttttcaatttttttttatgtttatggtcatattttttggtttttctttatttatctatttattttaataattgagcctctaagtcaaaccaatactacttctatgtaataagaaactatttttttaaatgtttaattaataaataaaaacgaactgtgaaaatgtttttatttattttttaatattggaatgtcgtacgtgcgtctactttgtcgtacgtgtatgggatggaaaaaaaagttgattttggtggcgtttacgacaaactgattttggataaaaaccttgataatttgaaaactaaaatagatgtgacaattttgacaacataaatatgaagaaaatatcgcacaaaatattctattaaaaattgaaaaaaatctatcggccagttttttttttataaaagctcaaaccttaaaatgcgatttcccaaaattccaaaattggcgtatacgacaaaacaattctcaggcgacgaaatcttaaatgctttaaaaattaattaataatttatcatttaaagaaaatattttcaatggTTTTAGCCTTAACTTTTTCAAACCTATGCTTTGCAAACCGCAGTACGAAAAAGATAACTTTAAACGCAGAGTGTACTAAATAACGTACTAAATTTACTAAACTTGGGCATGACACGGCCCAAACTCGAGGTATCACCTTTGAAGGGCTTCAGACCCGCcgctttttacttgctctatagggcaagtattggtttcgtgtagtaAACAAAATTCGAGGGTTTAATCAAAACCCacattacgattatggagaagttcaaaaaagtagttttcgtcatgccgtccgtgtGCGTGTgcgcgtctgtgcgtccatctgtacatcgagctagggcctaaacggatggaaggatttacttgaaacttggtacagatgatttttacgtaattccctcgacacgttttttttatttttttaatatctcctttttaaggcatatctcccatataacgttttcgaggtattgcaattttctcgaaaacgttatattctttcttgattctaacaaaactgcgtttttagtttttctcataaaattcggagaacggaaatatggcgttgccgtttttcaaaaattggcatattttttaagttcatacaTATATTgcatcaaaatttattttattcaaaatttacagacataattttgaagtgttaaatgtaaaaaaaagtaaaaaaaaaaaagttttttaaaaaaaaatttttttaatttaatttttttaacttttttactcCACAccaaacaaaatcttaaatttccaatagatatttaagatcaagatactttgaactacaagagcaagtacgtgcgacccagtagtgcattttattttttctttacttcaaaaaaattgtattaaagcTTTATGGTGTCAATAATGTCATgtacttttctttatttcaataaatgctttcagttttccatggaaaaatattgaaaaagtagtctTCCAGAagaattttaagtaattttgtatatactttaatgtatttttatagATTTAAGTAGCTTGTAGATACTAAGCTTGTAATAAAATGTATGTGACTTTGTGATATCACTTTTATACTTCATTGAACGATAAATTTTTGTAAGtcactcagagaaaaaagtcGGGCTATATTTAAGTCCGAGCAggcttattttatatttttgtatttttatttaatttatctcTAAAATCCTAAAATCAAGAATATTATCCTCAAAACAAGCCGAAACGATCTTAAACTCGTATAATTTCAGTTGGAAAGAAGTTAAGATCGTTGATTTATTGTGATGTGCTCATCATTCTAGTGCGGGCGTGATAAGTTTAAGTAATTTAAGTGTTTTAACCAAACTGCTGTAAGAACGCCAAATactaaatttgaataagaaGGAGGTTGAACGTCAAAACGATTTGAAATACATACAAAAGtcgtgttttaaaaatttttcaaaatacaaaatctagcttaaaacggtctccggactctaaaaaacggtgaaaaaaatgttgtactttgagatttagcccataaaatctacacccaatttggtgcttgagcataataaaagaatattttcaaaaagcacAAGTACCTACTCTTCTGTTTacaactgtaaaaaaaatctgaaatttaccgaaaaatggctgagtaaaaaatcgttgaaa contains:
- the LOC129920740 gene encoding calcium/calmodulin-dependent protein kinase type II alpha chain isoform X5 → MAAPAACTRFSDNYEIKEELGKGAFSIVKRCVQKSTGLEFAAKIINTKKLTARDFQKLEREARICRKLHHPNIVRLHDSIQEENCHYLVFDLVTGGELFEDIVAREFYSEADASHCIQQILESVNHCHQNGVVHRDLKPENLLLASKAKGAAVKLADFGLAIEVQGDHQAWFGFAGTPGYLSPEVLKKEPYGKSVDIWACGVILYILLVGYPPFWDEDQHRLYSQIKAGAYDYPSPEWDTVTPEAKNLINQMLTVNPNKRITAAEALKHPWICQRERVASVVHRQETVDCLKKFNARRKLKGAILTTMLATRNFSSRSMITKKGEGSQVKESTDSSSTTLEDDDVKEDKKGGVDRSTTVISKEPEEIRIVCPAKACQQLSTNSQCSVARRQEIIKITEQLIEAINSGDFDSYTKICDPHLTAFEPEALGNLVEGIDFHKFYFENVLGKNCKAINTTILNPHVHLLGEDAACIAYVRLTQYIDKQGHAHTHQSEETRVWHKRDSKWQNVHFHRSASGKISGATTFDFINQQK
- the LOC129920740 gene encoding calcium/calmodulin-dependent protein kinase type II alpha chain isoform X10, which encodes MAAPAACTRFSDNYEIKEELGKGAFSIVKRCVQKSTGLEFAAKIINTKKLTARDFQKLEREARICRKLHHPNIVRLHDSIQEENCHYLVFDLVTGGELFEDIVAREFYSEADASHCIQQILESVNHCHQNGVVHRDLKPENLLLASKAKGAAVKLADFGLAIEVQGDHQAWFGFAGTPGYLSPEVLKKEPYGKSVDIWACGVILYILLVGYPPFWDEDQHRLYSQIKAGAYDYPSPEWDTVTPEAKNLINQMLTVNPNKRITAAEALKHPWICQRERVASVVHRQETVDCLKKFNARRKLKGAILTTMLATRNFSSRSMITKKGEGSQVKESTDSSSTTLEDDDVKARRQEIIKITEQLIEAINSGDFDSYTKICDPHLTAFEPEALGNLVEGIDFHKFYFENVLGKNCKAINTTILNPHVHLLGEDAACIAYVRLTQYIDKQGHAHTHQSEETRVWHKRDSKWQNVHFHRSASGKISGATTFDFINQQK
- the LOC129920740 gene encoding calcium/calmodulin-dependent protein kinase type II alpha chain isoform X7, giving the protein MAAPAACTRFSDNYEIKEELGKGAFSIVKRCVQKSTGLEFAAKIINTKKLTARDFQKLEREARICRKLHHPNIVRLHDSIQEENCHYLVFDLVTGGELFEDIVAREFYSEADASHCIQQILESVNHCHQNGVVHRDLKPENLLLASKAKGAAVKLADFGLAIEVQGDHQAWFGFAGTPGYLSPEVLKKEPYGKSVDIWACGVILYILLVGYPPFWDEDQHRLYSQIKAGAYDYPSPEWDTVTPEAKNLINQMLTVNPNKRITAAEALKHPWICQRERVASVVHRQETVDCLKKFNARRKLKGAILTTMLATRNFSSRSMITKKGEGSQVKESTDSSSTTLEDDDVKEDKKGGVDRSTTVISKEPEVARRQEIIKITEQLIEAINSGDFDSYTKICDPHLTAFEPEALGNLVEGIDFHKFYFENVLGKNCKAINTTILNPHVHLLGEDAACIAYVRLTQYIDKQGHAHTHQSEETRVWHKRDSKWQNVHFHRSASGKISGATTFDFINQQK